ACAAGCGTATTGCCCAAGCGAAGGCGGAAGAACGCCGCGCGATGGCGGTAGCCCAAGAGCAAGAGATGAAGGCTCGCGTCGTAGAGATGAGAGCACGCGTTGTGGAATCGGAATCCCAAGTTCCGCTGGCTATGGCTGAAGCGCTTCGCAGCGGCCAACTGGGCGTGATGGATTATATGAACCTGAAGAATATCGAAGCCGACACCCAAATGAGGGGTTCCTTCGGTAAGATGGGTGAGAATAATGACAATCCTGGTGACAACAAAACCAAGTAACGATGAGGTGAGCCTATAGTGAGCTGGTTATTCGATAATATTTACATTGTAGCTGTTATAGGCTTCTTCATTATCTCCGCCCTCGGAAGACGCGGCAAGAACCCTGAGGAGGGGAAAAACCCCCGTATGCCGTCCTTTGGCGGCGAAGGGGACCGTCCTGCAAGACCGGGGCAGCAGCGGCCTGAAGCAAGACGGGTACAGACGACTCCACAAGTCTCCCGTCCGGCACCTGTTCAGGAAAGCACCCGGATCGAGCGGATGGATGAAGAAGAGACGGATACCGGAAACGGATACTCTCTTGAACATCGAGAGATTGATCGAGCCAGACGTGAGGAAGAGATGAAGACTCACCCTGATAGCATAGATCATAGACTCGAGATGATGGAGAGGGATTTGAACCGAATTCACTCCAATTTGAACCAGATGACCATCGCATTACCTGAAACGGTTGTCGAAAGCAAAGACGAAGATCCTGAACAGTCTAGGGGTAGTGGATCGTTTCTTGCAGAACAAGCTCGAAATGGCATTGTTTGGGCCGAAATTCTCGGAACTCCGCGTGCCAAGCGCCCCATGAATCCTCGGCGTTAAATTGGATGCAGTTAATAGATTCATAGAAGCGGGAGACCGCCTCGTCAGATTTTTTGACGGGGCGGTCTTTTTGCTTTTCATCTCATAAAACATCTTCATGGGGCATAAGGTGTACAGTACAGGAAGGGGGAAAGTCTCCATATGTCCCGCATCAGCCGCAAGCTGCAGAAATGGACCCAAGAAATGCTTGATTTGCCACAGGACCTGTTATTTGATTTGCCGCGGTTGACCCTGATTGGCAATAAAGAGCTGCATGTCGAAAATCATCGCGGAGTCCGGCATTTTTCCGAGGAGCGACTTGTGTTGTCTTTAACGCAAGGTTCTTTGGAGATTTCGGGAACCGGACTTGCGATTCAGGCTATTCAAAGTCATGAAGTGACCATCATTGGCACCATTCATCATATTCAATACATAGGAATGGGGGAGAAACCGTGAAGATTCCGACGATGATCCATCTTCGAGGATATTTGAAGCTCGCTGTTCGCGGTGAGCATGTGGAAGCATT
Above is a window of Paenibacillus sp. FSL K6-1330 DNA encoding:
- the yqfC gene encoding sporulation protein YqfC; protein product: MSRISRKLQKWTQEMLDLPQDLLFDLPRLTLIGNKELHVENHRGVRHFSEERLVLSLTQGSLEISGTGLAIQAIQSHEVTIIGTIHHIQYIGMGEKP